Below is a window of Streptomyces qaidamensis DNA.
GAGCCGGCGTAGCGGTCGTACTGGGCCACGAGGGCGGAGAGGGGGCCGGCCTGGCCGCCGAGGGCCGCCAGGACGTGGAGGGCGGCCAGCATGCCCGTGTCGGCGTTCCAGAAGTCGCGGAAGTAGTAGTGCGCGGAGTGCTCGCCGCCGAAGATCGCTCCGGTTCGGGCCATCTCCGCCTTGATGAAGGAGTGGCCGACGCGGGTGCGGACCGGGCTGCCGCCGTTCTCCTCGACGACCTCGGGGACCGACCAGGACGTGATCAGGTTGTGGATGATCGTGCCCCTGCCGCCGTGTCGGGCCAGTTCGCGGGAGGCGACCAGGGCGGTGATCGCCGACGGGGAGACCGGTTCGCCGCGCTCGTCGACGACGAAGCAGCGGTCGGCGTCGCCGTCGAAGGCGAGGCCCAGGTCGGCGCTCTCCTCGCGGACCCGCTTCTGCAGGTCGACGAGGTTGGCCGGGTCGAGGGGGTTGGCCTCGTGGTTGGGGAAGGTGCCGTCGAGCTCGAAGTACATCGGGACCAGCGTCAGCGGCAGGCCGGTGAAGACCTCGGGGACGGTGTGCCCGCCCATGCCGTTGCCCGCGTCGACGACGACCTTCAGGGGGCGGATGGAGGTCAGGTCGACCAGGGAGCGCAGATGGGCCGCGTAGTCCGACAACGTGTCGCGGCCGGTGATGGTGCCCGCCTTCGCGGCCGGTTGCGGGGCGCCCGACTCGCTCCAGCCCTCGACCAGTTCGCGGATCTGCGCGAGGCCGGTGTCCTGGCCGACCGGGGCGGCGCCCGAGCGGCACATCTTGATGCCGTTGTACTGCGCCGGGTTGTGGGAGGCGGTGAACATGGCGCCCGGCAGGTTCAGCGCGCCCGAGGCGTAGTACAGCTGGTCGGTCGAGCAGAGACCGATCTCCGTCACGTCGGCGCCCAGGGCGGCCGCCCCGCGCGCGAAGGCACGCGACAGGCCCGGTGAGGAGGGCCGCATGTCGTGCCCGGTCGTGATGGCGCTCGCGCCGGTGACCCGCACGAAGGCCGCTCCGAAGAGCTCGGCCAGGGACTCGTCCCACTGGTCGGGGACGACTCCGCGTACGTCGTACGCCTTCACGACCTGCGACAGATCAGCAGCCACGGCCAACCTTCCTGAAAAGTACTGTCGGTCCGCCCAAACTACCCTCGCCCACCGACAGCGCGCCGGGCGGATGCCAAGAGGACCCTCAGCCGTAACCTCAGGTCAGGGCAGCGTCCAGTCCAGGACCGGGGTGCTCTGGCCGACCACGATCAGGCCCATCACCAGCAGCGGGCCCAGGCTCCGGGGCAGCACCTTGCGCAGCAGGTCGCCCTCGCGGCCCGCGATTCCGACGGCCGCGCAGGCGATGGTGAGGTTCTGCGGGGAGATCATCTTGCCGAGGACGCCGCCGGAGCTGTTGGCTGCGGCCAGCAGCTCGGGCGAGAGTCCGGACTCGCGGGCGGCGGTGGCCTGGAGGGCGCCGAAGAGGGCGTTGGCGGAGGTGTCCGAGCCGGTCACGGCGACGCCGAACCGGCCGAGGACGGGCGACAGGAACGCGAGTCCCGCCCCGGCCGCCGCCACGCAGTGGCCGATGGTCGCCGCCTGCCCGGAGAGGTTCATGACGTAGGCGAGCGCGAGGACGGACGTCACCGTCAGGATCGCGAAGCGCAGTTCGTGGACGGTCGCGAGCCACTCCCTGACCGCCACGCGCGCGTGCACCCCGAGGACGGCGGCCGTGCAGATCCCGGCGAGCAGGACGAGGGTGCCGCCGGTCGACACGACGGGCCAGCTGAAGACGTTGCCGGCGACCGGTTCGCCGTCGGGGCCGGCGACATCCAGGAAGGGCCAGTCGAAGGTCTGGGTGGTTCTGGCGAGCCAGTCCTTGACGGCCGTGCGCGACGGAGAAGATCACGACGATCAGGGCGTAGGGGGCGTACGCGCGCAGGACCTCGCGGGGCGGGTCCTGCTCGTCCAGTTCCTCACTGCGGGCGCCGGTCAGCACGGAGGCGCGTACGGCTTCGGCGGCGGGCACACACGCGCGCGTGGTACGGCGACCAGGGCGCCCGCGCCGGCCAGGGCGGCGCCGATGTCCGCGAGTTGGGCGGAGACGTAGTTGGAGGCGGCGAACTGGGCGACGGCGAAGGCGACTCCGCACGCCAGGGCGGGCATCCAGGTCTCACGCAGGCCGCGCCGGCCGTCCACGAGCCAGACCAGACCAGGGGCACCACGAGGGCCAGCAGCGGCGTCTGACGGCCCACCACGGACGCCACGGAGTGAATCGGCAGTCCGGTCACCTGGGCGAGCGTGACGACCGGTGTGCCCATCGCGCCGAAGGCCACGGGCGCGGTGTTGGCGACCAGGGCGACGACCGCGGCGCGCACCGGTTCGAAGCCGAGGGCGACCAGCATCACCGCGCTGATCGCGACGGGCGCTCCGAAGCCGGCGAGCGCCTCCAGCAGCGCCCCGAAGCAGAAGGCGATGACGAGGGCCTGGATGCGCGGGTCGTCGGACAGCCGCCCGAAGGACCGGCGCAGGATGTCGAAGT
It encodes the following:
- a CDS encoding phosphomannomutase/phosphoglucomutase: MAADLSQVVKAYDVRGVVPDQWDESLAELFGAAFVRVTGASAITTGHDMRPSSPGLSRAFARGAAALGADVTEIGLCSTDQLYYASGALNLPGAMFTASHNPAQYNGIKMCRSGAAPVGQDTGLAQIRELVEGWSESGAPQPAAKAGTITGRDTLSDYAAHLRSLVDLTSIRPLKVVVDAGNGMGGHTVPEVFTGLPLTLVPMYFELDGTFPNHEANPLDPANLVDLQKRVREESADLGLAFDGDADRCFVVDERGEPVSPSAITALVASRELARHGGRGTIIHNLITSWSVPEVVEENGGSPVRTRVGHSFIKAEMARTGAIFGGEHSAHYYFRDFWNADTGMLAALHVLAALGGQAGPLSALVAQYDRYAGSGEINSTVADQQASLAAIRSAYGTREGITLDELDGLTVSSADWWFNVRPSNTEPLLRLNAEARDAETMARVRDEVLGIIRS